The Heteronotia binoei isolate CCM8104 ecotype False Entrance Well chromosome 14, APGP_CSIRO_Hbin_v1, whole genome shotgun sequence genome has a window encoding:
- the LOC132582804 gene encoding uncharacterized protein K02A2.6-like: MDGEIESWVRRCQMCQESWPEPPSAPATRWESTRKPWSRLHLDFAGPFQGQIFMIIVDAYTKWLEVIPVGSTSSAAAIRALRRVLSTHGIPDTIVSDNGTAFTSADFQAFLQRYLIRHIRSAPFHPATNGQAERMVRTTKEALGRIVQGDWDHRLAAFLFDNRITPNPVTGVSPAELLMGR, encoded by the coding sequence atggacggggaaatagagagttgggtccgccGGTGCCAGATGTGCCAGGAGTCatggcccgagcctcccagcgcccccgccactaggtgggagtccaccaggaaaccatggtcgagactccacctcgacttcgcggggccattccaggggcagatcttcatgataattgtggacgcctacaccaaatggctcgaggtcatccccgtagggtccacctcgtccgcagccgcaatccgagcattacgcagggtcttaagcacacacggtatcccggacaccatagtctcggacaatgggaccgctttcacgtccgcagacttccaggcgttcctccagcgataccttattaggcacataaggtcggcccccttccacccagccaccaacggtcaggcagagcggatggtccgcaccaccaaggaagccctgggccgtattgtacagggagactgggaccaccgattagcggcattcctattcgacaataggatcacccccaacccggtcacaggggttagcccggccgagctcctcatgggacga